A single genomic interval of Daucus carota subsp. sativus chromosome 1, DH1 v3.0, whole genome shotgun sequence harbors:
- the LOC135149886 gene encoding uncharacterized protein LOC135149886, with protein sequence MPSSKFSNVNKIISNSKPSLSLQSNPVYASKSPDFNKTTLHHIAFGIGASAKLWDRRKEYIKLWWRPNQTRGHVWLDKPLVEGDGHNDDHLLPPIRVSSDTSKFKYHNKKGDRSGIRISRIVSETFRLGMEDVRWFVMGDDDTLFVVDNVVRVLRKYDHNQFYYIGSCSESHTQNIHFSYNMAYGGGGFAISYPLAKALERIQDACIQRYPGLYGSDDRIQACMAELGVPLTKEIGFHQVSFSNLCLSIL encoded by the coding sequence ATGCCCTCTTCCAAATTCTCCAACGTCAATAAGATCATCTCAAACTCGAAACCTTCTTTGTCACTACAATCAAACCCGGTATACGCATCGAAAAGTCCGGACTTTAACAAAACTACCTTGCACCATATTGCTTTCGGTATTGGAGCGTCCGCAAAATTATGGGACAGGAGGAAGGAGTATATCAAACTATGGTGGCGGCCCAACCAAACGCGAGGCCACGTTTGGTTGGACAAACCACTGGTGGAAGGAGATGGTCATAACGATGACCATCTCCTTCCACCTATACGCGTATCAAGTGATACGTCGAAATTTAAGTATCATAACAAAAAGGGGGACAGATCAGGTATACGAATATCGCGGATTGTGTCGGAGACATTCAGGCTAGGGATGGAAGATGTGAGGTGGTTTGTGATGGGAGATGATGATACATTGTTTGTTGTGGATAATGTGGTTAGGGTTTTGAGAAAATATGATCATAATCAGTTTTACTATATAGGGAGTTGTTCGGAGAGTCATACACAGAACATACATTTTTCGTATAATATGGCCTATGGAGGGGGTGGATTTGCTATAAGTTATCCGCTGGCGAAGGCTCTGGAGAGGATTCAAGATGCTTGCATTCAGAGATATCCGGGGTTATATGGGTCCGATGATCGGATTCAGGCTTGCATGGCGGAGCTTGGAGTTCCTCTTACTAAAGAGATTGGGTTTCATCAGgtttctttttcaaatctatGTCTATCTATTTTGTAG
- the LOC108220418 gene encoding uncharacterized protein LOC108220418, with product MLVQLDVFGNIFGLLAAHPVTPLVSLHHLDIIDPIFPNMKQLEALERLKAPMKLDSAGLMQQSMCYDKSRKLTVSVSWGYVVQIFAGFVSARELEMPARTFVSWYRKSDEAGFSFNTRGVGRDGCERAYVYVFTNAVFNTRTNETASEYVRSAGKDRWKCREKGPDFFHIHRVLVYKQRDPHLWNKAPRRNCCRILQSDKADTMVIHVGESDPTLMGRVKKSDAELL from the exons ATGCTGGTACAG CTGGACGTTTTTGGCAACATATTTGGACTTCTAGCGGCGCATCCAGTGACACCTCTCGTATCACTCCACCATCTGGACATAATCGATCCGATATTCCCCAACATGAAACAGCTGGAGGCTCTGGAACGTCTGAAAGCCCCCATGAAACTGGACTCAGCTGGACTCATGCAACAGTCCATGTGCTACGACAAGTCTCGAAAGCTCACCGTCTCGGTATCATGGGGATACGTGGTTCAGATCTTCGCGGGCTTCGTGTCTGCCCGCGAGCTCGAAATGCCAGCCAGGACTTTTGTGAGCTGGTACAGAAAGAGTGATGAAGCTGGCTTCTCTTTCAACACCAGGGGAGTGGGGAGAGATGGGTGTGAGAGAGCTTACGTCTATGTGTTCACCAATGCGGTGTTCAATACACGCACAAATGAGACAGCGAGTGAGTATGTCAGAAGCGCGGGGAAAGACAGGTGGAAATGCAGAGAGAAAGGGCCTGATTTCTTTCATATTCATAGGGTCCTGGTTTATAAACAGCGTGATCCGCATTTATGGAACAag GCTCCAAGAAGAAATTGTTGTAGAATTTTGCAGTCGGACAAGGCAGATACAATGGTGATTCATGTTGGG GAAAGTGATCCTACTCTAATGGGGAGAGTTAAGAAAAGTGATGCAGAGCTTCTATAA
- the LOC108204945 gene encoding uncharacterized protein LOC108204945: MNDHQSKLMKQSQMINKPKVMSQPNLLSQQSMMNPMSMSMNQVPPPMMNQQQPMGSQQMMMGRGGVGVGVGVGVGVGGGGYGMWPPPPPPPHPPVQDQMNFNLNVPMNFPAFGGSNSVGRGNWKGKKGGNDNKRRKGKNMIAGGSLGSGGGGYKPPNIKELQQENRLKARKYFQKKKFGGGGGNNRSAPYAPRNTSSFIIRAKKSGGIASLVSPCPVTPAVLPTPMFSPSTEVLGDMAKEEWGVDGYGSMNGLIRLRSPGDVAEDEEDEEGGGSSESDVEEHLEVERRLDHDLSRFEMIYPNYGVEYNNVLENRVDDQDTHIAQVEEENLILKERLFLMEREVNDLRRRLLSLERQHQGTEETNEEIVENESENDNGSRGEYSRSQEENNEEVIEENNERGGKNVESKEEDNIADGMVKDLKVVEAKDDANNDCGVQVNEGNNVDTELGNGSANVEVKDASVNVEVKDASANVEVKEGSASVTLNDAVVQDVRMDEVDTKQDVIDEENANL, encoded by the coding sequence ATGAATGATCACCAATCGAAACTGATGAAACAGTCGCAAATGATTAATAAGCCGAAAGTGATGAGTCAACCGAATTTGTTGAGCCAGCAGAGTATGATGAATCCGATGAGTATGAGTATGAATCAGGTGCCGCCGCCGATGATGAATCAGCAGCAGCCGATGGGTTCGCAGCAGATGATGATGGGGCGCGGTGGTGTCGGAGTTGGAGTTGGAGTTGGAGTGGGAGTGGGAGGAGGGGGTTATGGTATGTGGCCACCTCCGCCTCCGCCGCCTCATCCTCCGGTGCAGGACCAaatgaattttaatttgaatgtgCCGATGAATTTCCCTGCGTTTGGGGGTTCGAATTCGGTGGGACGGGGTAATTGGAAGGGTAAGAAGGGGGGAAATGATAATAAGAGGCGTAAGGGGAAGAATATGATTGCTGGGGGGAGTTTGGGGAGTGGTGGAGGCGGGTATAAGCCTCCGAATATTAAGGAGTTGCAGCAGGAGAATCGGTTGAAGGCTAGGAAGTattttcagaagaagaagtttggtggtggtggtgggaaTAATAGGTCTGCTCCGTATGCGCCCAGGAATACGAGTTCTTTTATTATAAGGGCGAAGAAGTCGGGTGGGATTGCTTCGTTGGTGTCACCGTGTCCGGTGACTCCGGCTGTGCTTCCGACTCCGATGTTTTCGCCTTCGACTGAGGTTTTAGGGGATATGGCTAAGGAGGAGTGGGGAGTGGATGGGTATGGATCGATGAATGGGTTGATTAGGCTTAGGTCTCCAGGAGATGTGGCTGAGGATGAGGAGGATGAGGAAGGAGGAGGGTCTAGTGAGAGTGATGTGGAAGAGCATTTGGAGGTGGAAAGGAGGCTGGATCATGATTTGAGTCGGTTTGAGATGATTTATCCGAATTATGGGGTTGAGTATAATAATGTTTTGGAGAACAGGGTGGATGATCAGGATACCCATATTGCTCAAGTGGAAGAAGAGAATTTGATCTTGAAGGAGAGGCTTTTTCTGATGGAGAGGGAAGTGAATGACTTGAGGAGGAGGTTGTTGAGTCTCGAGAGACAGCATCAGGGGACCGAGGAAACTAATGAGGAGATAGTGGAAAACGAGTCTGAAAATGATAATGGAAGCAGAGGAGAGTACTCTCGCTCTCAGGAAGAGAACAATGAGGAGGTGATTGAGGAAAACAATGAACGTGGTGGTAAGAATGTGGAGTCCAAAGAAGAGGATAACATTGCAGATGGCATGGTGAAGGACTTGAAAGTTGTTGAGGCCAAGGATGATGCTAATAATGACTGTGGTGTACAAGTTAATGAGGGTAACAATGTGGACACTGAACTGGGGAATGGCAGTGCTAATGTGGAAGTGAAAGATGCCAGTGTTAATGTGGAAGTGAAAGATGCCAGTGCTAATGTGGAAGTGAAGGAGGGTAGTGCTTCTGTGACATTGAATGATGCAGTTGTTCAAGATGTTCGTATGGATGAGGTCGATACTAAGCAGGATGTTATTGATGAAGAAAATGCTAATTTGTAG